The genomic window CCGGGGCGTCGAGCTCGCCGGGCACCGCCGCGGTCGGGGGCGCGGAGATGGCGGCGCAGTCCTCCTCGGCCGGGCGGGTGAAGGAGAAGCCGTCGAGCTCGTCGACGTAGGCCGTGCCCGAGCCGTCGAGCGCGGCGTACTCCAGCCGGCTGTCGATCGTCTCGCCCCAGTCGACGTCACCGGTCCGCAGCACCACCGTCTGGCCCGGCTCGAGCTCGGCGGCGTCCTCCCCCTCGGGGGAGCGCGTGGTGGCCAGCGTGACGGCGTAGGCGACCGTCCCCGCCGTCACCTCGACGGCGACCCCGCCGGGGTGGCAGCTCGGCCCGTTCGTGACGCGGGCGTCGGGGCGGGCGGGGTCGTCGACGGCGAGCGCGGGCGCGGCGAGGAGCACCCCGCCACCCAGCAGGCCGACGGCGAACAGCAGAGCGAGCCCTGTCGACAGGACAGGGCGGGGGATGCCACACGGCACCGACCCGACCGGCACGTTTCCCCCTCGAGCGGTCGTGCACGCCGCGCCACCGGTGGTTCCGGCGACGGCGCGCACCCATGATGCGGTGCGTGAGCGGCCGTTGACGACGGGTCGGCGGCGCGTCGCGAGCAGGGCACGGCGTGTCGGTCGCCGGGCGTGTCGCGAGGCCCGGGCGAGGGTGGTGAGGCGGGTCACTACGGTGGCCGTGTGGACTCAGCCGCCGGGACCGGCCGCCGCCGTCAGAACGAGGTCTACCGCGCCGGGGTGTACGGGCGCAGGCCGCTCGTGCCCACCACCGCCGAGCCGCTGCAGCGCCGCGCCCGCGCGCGGCTGACCGCCCGGGCCTACGCCTACGTGGCCGGGGGCGCCGGCGAGGAGGCCACCCAGCGGGCCAACCGCACCGCGTTCGACCGGTGGGCCGTCGTCCCGCGGGTGCTGCGCGACGTCAGCGCCCGGGACACGTCCGTGGAGCTGTTCGGCCGCCGCATCCCCGCGCCGCTGCTGCTCGGCCCGGTCGGGGCGCTGGAGCTGGTGCACCGCGAGGCCGACCTGGCCGTCGCCCGTGCCGCGGCGTCGCTGGGCGTGCCGTTCGTCTTCTCCAACCAGGCGTCGGTGCCGATGGAGACCTGCGCGCAGGCCATGGGGGACGCGCCGCGCTGGTTCCAGCTGTACTGGTCCACCTCCGACGAGCTGGTGGAGAGCCTCGTCGGGCGGGCCGAGGCCTCCGGCGCCGAGGCGCTGGTGGTCACGCTCGACACCACGATGCTCGGCTGGCGCCCGCGCGACCTCGACCTCGGCCACCTGCCCTTCGCGCTCGGCAAGGGCATCGCGCAGTACACCTCCGACCCGGTGTTCCGGCGGCTGGTCGAGGAGCGGGTGGCCGCGGCCGGGGACGCCGCGCCCGCGCAGGCCGCCGAGGCCGCCGGGCGCGACCGCCAGCCGCGCCCGACGCTGGCCGCCGTGGTGGCGATGGTGGGCATGGCCCGCGCCTGGCCCGGCCCGCTCAGGGAGAACCTGCGCTCGCCGCTGCCGCGGGCCGCCGTCGAGACGTTCCAGGCCATCTACTCGCGGCCCTCGATCACCTGGGCCGACCTCGCCTGGCTGCGGTCGCGCACCCGGCTGCCCATCCTGCTCAAGGGCGTGCTGCACCCCGACGACGCCCGGCGCGCCCTGGACGAGGGCGTCGACGGCGTGGTCGTGAGCACGCACGGCGGCCGGCAGGTGGACCGCTCGATCTCCGCGCTGGACGCCCTGCCCGACGTCGTCACGGCGGTCGGCGACCGCGCGCCGGTGCTGCTCGACAGCGGCATCCGCAGCGGCGCCGACGTGCTGGTCGCGGTGGCCCTGGGCGCGCGGGCAGTGCTGCTCGGCCGGCCCTACGCGTGGGGGCTGGGCCTGGGCGGCGAGGCCGGCGTGCGGCAGGTCGTCTCCGACGTCCTCGGCGAGTTCGACCTCACGCTGGGCCTCACCGGCCACACCTCGGTCGCCGAGCTGACCCCGGAGGCCCTCCGCCGCGTGTGGTGACGTCGAGCGGCAGGAATGGCCGTTCCTGCCGCTCGGCGAGAGGGTGGGCGCCACCCGTCCGACGGCACCCCCGCCGAGGAGGCCCGCGTGAGTGCTCCGTCCGTGCGCGCCCAGCTGTTCCGGCGCAAGCCCGTGTCGGCCATGGTCGAGGAGACCGGCGCCACCGACGCCGACGGCGGGGTGCTGGCCCGCCGCATCGGGGTCGGCCAGCTCATGGCGCTGGGCATCGGCGCCACGATCGGCACCGGCATCTTCTTCGTGATGAGCACGGCGGTGCCCGAGGCGGGCCCGGCCGTCGTCGTCTCCTTCGTCCTGGCCGCCGTCACCGCCGGGTTCACCGCGCTCTGCTACGCCGAGCTGGCCTCCACCATCCCGGTCGCCGGCTCGTCGTACTCCTACGCCTACGCCACGCTCGGCGAGGTCGTCGCCTACGTCGTGGGCTGGTGCCTCGTGCTGGAGTACGCGGTCAGCTCGGCGGCGGTGTCGGTGGGCTGGAGCGAGTACCTCAACGAACTCCTCGACGACGTCATCGGCGTCCGCATCCCCGACGCGCTGTCCTTCGCGCCCGGCGCCGGCGGGGTCGTCAACCTGCCCGCGATCGTGCTGGTGACCCTGTGCGCGCTGCTGCTCGTGCGCGGGGCCAGCGAGTCGGCGCGCGCGAACGCGGTCATGGTCGTGCTGAAGGTCTGCGTGCTGCTGTTCTTCGTCGTCATCGCGTTCACCGCCTTCGACGCCGGCAACCTGTCGCCGTTCGCACCGCTCGGGGTGGCCGGGGTCAGCGCGGCGGCGTCGTCGATCTTCTTCAGCTTCATCGGCCTGGACGCCGTGTCGACCGCCGGAGAGGAGGTCCGCGACCCGCGCCGGACCCTGCCGCGGGCGATCATCGGCGCGCTGGTCGTGGTCACGGTGGTCTACCTGCTGGTCGCGCTCGCCGCGGTGGGCGCCCAGGCGGCCGGCGCCTTCGAGGGCCAGGAGGCGGGGCTGGCGGTGATCCTCGAGGACGTCGCGGGATCGCGGTGGCCGGCCGTCGTCCTGGCCGCCGGAGCGGTGGTCTCGATCTTCTCGGTGACGCTGGTGACCATGTACGGCCAGACGCGGATCCTGTTCGCGATGAGCCGGGACGGCATGATCCCGTCGCTGTTCGGCCGCGTCGACCGGCGCACGCTCACCCCCGTGCGCGGCACGGTCGCCGTCGCGCTGTTCGTCGGCGTGCTGGCGGGCTTCGTCCCGCTGGACTTCCTCATCGACCTGACCAGCATGGGCACGCTGGTCGCCTTCACCGTCGTGTCGATCGGCGTGATCGTGCTGCGCCGCACCCAGCCGGACCTCCCGCGCGGCTTCCGCGTGCCCGGCTACCCCGTCGTACCGGTGCTGTCGGTGGCCTTCTGCCTGTACCTCATCTACGGGCTGCCCGGGGTCACCTGGGCGCTGTTCGCCGGCTGGCTGGCCATCGCCGCCGTCGTGTACGCCACCTACGCCCGCACCCACTCGGCCCTGCGGGCGCCGCGGTGACCCTCGTCGTCGGTCACCCCGCCGACCTCGAGGAGCGCGGCGAGGCCCACCTGCGCCTGGCCGCGACGCTGGCCCGCACGAGCGGGGACGACGTCGTGGTGGCCACGGTGACCGCGCGCGGCTTCCCCGACCCGCGCGTGGACCGCGAGTACCGGCTCTGGGTCGCCGACCTGGTGCGGTCCCGCCAGGGCCGGGCGGCGCACGACCTGCGGGGCGCCGGGGTGGCCGAGGTGCGCACCGTCGCCGTCGAGGCGTCCTCGGTCCCGGCCGGGCTGGTGACCGTGGTGGAGCAGGTCGGCGGCACGCTGCTGGTGCTCGGCCGGGAGGGCGCGGTGCCCGAGCACCTGCTGCACTCCTCCCCCGTGCCGCTCGCGCTCGCCGCGCGGGCCGGCTCCCCCGGGGAGCGGGTGACCCGGCTGACCTGCACCTGGGCCGGGACCGAGCGCTCCCGCGCCGCGCTGGCCTGGGCGCGGCGCACCGCGGCGGCCTGGGACGTGCCGCTGCGGCTGGTCACCTTCGCGCCCGAGCGCGACCCGATGCTGCCGTCGGAGACCGGCCTGCACGTGGAGCGCGAGGTCAGCACGGCCTGGGCGCGGCAGGCGCAGGCCGAGCTGCAGCGGGTGGCCGCCGGCCTCCCCGGCCCGCCGGACACCCTGGTGGCACGGGGCTCGGGATGGGCCGGCGCGGTGTCGGCCGCGGGGTGGACCGACGGCGACGTGCTGGTGGTCGGGTCCTCACGGCTCGGTCCGCTGGCGCGGGTCTTCCTCGGGTCGACGGCGACCCGCATCGTGCGCGCCGCGCCGGTCCCGGTGGTCGTCGTCCCCCGGGGCACGGAGGGCTGAGGCGACACGCCCGCAGAGGGGCCGGCTTGACTCTCGCTGTGACGCGGCTCACAGTTGGGACGGGCGGGGGTAGCCGGGAAACGAGTGGCCACCGACAGCTCGGTGGACCGACCAACGCGGCCAGACCGCCAGGACCGGCCCCCCGCCCCTCTCCGGCCTCCGGGACCGCAGCCCTCAGCCCGCGAGCAGGGCGGCGAGCGCGGCCGTCCCCTCGAGGAGGGCCCGGGAGCGGGTGTCGACGTCCGCGTCCCGTGCCGCCAGCGCGGCGAGGACGTCGTCGCTCCGGCCCGCCTGGCGGAACTGCGGCAACAGCTCCCGCAGCGGGCCGATGCGGTACCCGGCGCGGCGGAGCTGGACGACGATCCGGGCGTCGCGGACGTCGGCCGGCGTGTACCGCCGCGCCTCGCCGGCGGCCCGCCGGGGGACGACGAGCCCCTCGGCGTCCCAGTGCCGCAGGGTCGACGGGCGCACGCCGAGGGCGGTCGCGAGCTCCGAGACGCCCATCGCGTCCGACGGCCGCACGTCCGCGATCGGCTCGGCGGCGATCAGGCCGGCGGCCTCCCGGGCGAGGGCCAGGTCCCGCCGCTCGGCGTCGAGTCGGGCGTGCGCGGCGT from Geodermatophilus normandii includes these protein-coding regions:
- a CDS encoding MerR family transcriptional regulator encodes the protein MRSLQSGLRTVDVARRAGYSVQQVRDLEAGGVLPPAERTASGYRTFTDAHVRAALAYRSLAVAVGPVQAKELVRAAHRDPASGLLRLLDAAHARLDAERRDLALAREAAGLIAAEPIADVRPSDAMGVSELATALGVRPSTLRHWDAEGLVVPRRAAGEARRYTPADVRDARIVVQLRRAGYRIGPLRELLPQFRQAGRSDDVLAALAARDADVDTRSRALLEGTAALAALLAG
- a CDS encoding amino acid permease, giving the protein MSAPSVRAQLFRRKPVSAMVEETGATDADGGVLARRIGVGQLMALGIGATIGTGIFFVMSTAVPEAGPAVVVSFVLAAVTAGFTALCYAELASTIPVAGSSYSYAYATLGEVVAYVVGWCLVLEYAVSSAAVSVGWSEYLNELLDDVIGVRIPDALSFAPGAGGVVNLPAIVLVTLCALLLVRGASESARANAVMVVLKVCVLLFFVVIAFTAFDAGNLSPFAPLGVAGVSAAASSIFFSFIGLDAVSTAGEEVRDPRRTLPRAIIGALVVVTVVYLLVALAAVGAQAAGAFEGQEAGLAVILEDVAGSRWPAVVLAAGAVVSIFSVTLVTMYGQTRILFAMSRDGMIPSLFGRVDRRTLTPVRGTVAVALFVGVLAGFVPLDFLIDLTSMGTLVAFTVVSIGVIVLRRTQPDLPRGFRVPGYPVVPVLSVAFCLYLIYGLPGVTWALFAGWLAIAAVVYATYARTHSALRAPR
- a CDS encoding alpha-hydroxy-acid oxidizing protein — its product is MDSAAGTGRRRQNEVYRAGVYGRRPLVPTTAEPLQRRARARLTARAYAYVAGGAGEEATQRANRTAFDRWAVVPRVLRDVSARDTSVELFGRRIPAPLLLGPVGALELVHREADLAVARAAASLGVPFVFSNQASVPMETCAQAMGDAPRWFQLYWSTSDELVESLVGRAEASGAEALVVTLDTTMLGWRPRDLDLGHLPFALGKGIAQYTSDPVFRRLVEERVAAAGDAAPAQAAEAAGRDRQPRPTLAAVVAMVGMARAWPGPLRENLRSPLPRAAVETFQAIYSRPSITWADLAWLRSRTRLPILLKGVLHPDDARRALDEGVDGVVVSTHGGRQVDRSISALDALPDVVTAVGDRAPVLLDSGIRSGADVLVAVALGARAVLLGRPYAWGLGLGGEAGVRQVVSDVLGEFDLTLGLTGHTSVAELTPEALRRVW
- a CDS encoding universal stress protein, which codes for MTLVVGHPADLEERGEAHLRLAATLARTSGDDVVVATVTARGFPDPRVDREYRLWVADLVRSRQGRAAHDLRGAGVAEVRTVAVEASSVPAGLVTVVEQVGGTLLVLGREGAVPEHLLHSSPVPLALAARAGSPGERVTRLTCTWAGTERSRAALAWARRTAAAWDVPLRLVTFAPERDPMLPSETGLHVEREVSTAWARQAQAELQRVAAGLPGPPDTLVARGSGWAGAVSAAGWTDGDVLVVGSSRLGPLARVFLGSTATRIVRAAPVPVVVVPRGTEG